In one window of Aureispira sp. CCB-E DNA:
- a CDS encoding RHS repeat-associated core domain-containing protein produces the protein MKLFILIVVASLLGIILLPTEVSAHEIEYVTKKEKPALGIGVTLSVTDPLYNDPNEGVDYVSQHNAVVSLVYGREDRSDIAGQTWFYEVNYDLIDKTNNSNIGFGTVRIEHSNTEGIYENTKIHKNIIGSIVVRITSINTSASGVPDDIRLETKLHVERYDYLDETIAPTLAMLSATPNAKVETEARWPYISGAEYYELEWVYWDAENNNTVPIEDRELFKQAIRIQTNDNYYKLDLVYPNGTVYFRVRPVGRFVQNGADNTIEKRGMWSAKEVVTIHTGFENEHNWSYSRAFAEDGKHKQAISYFDDGLKGRQSLTTLSSEATTIVAESVYDVENRPSLAIMPVPVKNDQIAGSNLQFGAGHSNHLITTGGVAYSRTDFDIHNVVGATTTVPVLPATHVANQYYSSANPFNTHTHQKYIPNAEGYPIAQVKYKNDGRGYVESQSGVGAFYQLQSKRESKYYYRQPTTTELQSLFGANVGEGKFYRKNYAIDANGQIAVSIIDQAGQTIMTALAGTIPDNVQDLDGNSKVRTETLMGSNVTSLQNQTSTLTHNLFCDGNNVNYDFEYDLETAVNIVNGAHNFCLGCTYDLEIEIRDANNNVIPCTLLVANPNVTLTNGVITSSYSSAQSPCSGATYAPTNNEIKFRAVLPTIGSYTVYKTLRATGPNVAAILANLQDNGSIMDQQTFIDNYILANFDSTECTGCSDALRMQLCQDVILAENPNLDLADTADLSIFQGLLNDCINSNIDCDELQEQYALNQIIGGKDCEAMLMEMKGQLSPGGCLYEAPLGGGNRFYWEVHNDGSKTIPDVEQNTGLGSPPNIISFATRANVVTYLEDPLQWQESWIDDLVTLHPEYCRYLACVNDPILTASKRFDYDLASYQNWEEVAAVAGITIANSPTVTDAEKRSIITFLIDNDPYVSTFSPNNPIGISLSDYCNNQYALAPSGSSLPPPCACGDVICFLAIGGPLDSGAPTTEEEHWDMFRGIYTHLKQNLFYDNQCALDLPVGYTSFPNVDCQEVAGEPLITSGSNTVGVTSGLVDLDALQAAVQSNIHGGSSANLTSTCNQLCASRADDWIDEICPNLAAAAAADFATNPNSLIKIKYDAIRSQLINYCTTGCGLITAPNVPTGNPYLANPMGYLLTEDLNKAPFTTPNIGIIALLDDLEANHNLCVNGSSGGASLLSGISVNHNTVYQLNISYNNIYAGLPVQNPKCSILTNIFTQLNQNLFPVRFSTSTGQTPFERLFTHTNVPSTINNLNGVPAYATFNNGGLLTGLGTISHFSTGSVARVRLYNTHIYDNDGYLADVNRFIQFTGEGFDDPCSNHLGIELIHATTQEAINPFTIVSIGSYDCVTNSVTVEYVNQSCAYVDNVTGSNTSLSACSGTATTETAQAYVRVNIDPCAPAWEVTGDSTWIPIVNTVTINVDSAISECDSAQIAALTQDAQLAYQNYVNSVLNDVLANTNCVPVEEKLMVSYISTEQHYTLYYYDQAGNLVQTLPPAAIVPLDMNDPNNAIQGEIKSGVHPQHNFDLLTTYTYNTLGQVTSQHSPDGGLTMFYYDYAQRLRLSQNAKQAPTANNANTYGQGGNYAYTKFDRQGRVIEVGKLENYIVNQNDLNAINFPENTYTLSEQTITEYDNTSGSGSLNQNNLRSRVARTYNENIATYYDYDVHGNVKEIQHQIKQFGVATIEYVYDLITGNVNEVAFQKGSEDQFFHRYHYDADNRLTKAQTSKNSYLWDTDARYFYYAHGPLARVEIGEDNIQGMDYYYNLQGWIKGVNNTSVVTDLGKDGDVTSVYPSVNKNQWFGKDEYAYHLGYHREDYKPIGGSILGVMEHTATSLFDSEMRPASATGTSTTGLFNGNIAFMITHIPELEDAANNKAATNAMVYQYDALHRIKQARSFHLSTSNTWTRDASTEWYDTDYSYDANGNIKTLKRYNKGTLIDDLEYNYKTTVPTGPNLNLTGTKFNQLDYVNDQIIPVTVGDFEKQTQGNYEYDAVGNLTADASQEILSGGIEWNLMNKIDKVSYDPNSGKTPLEFTYDASGSRLTKTSIVNNDRITTVYIRDVGGNIMATYEMVDEQRTNIGEDPEYFPPGSSVYAKTLKETVIYGASRLGIRKFDKNWDSYLEIEEEPIDMSEMLTIFIATTWTDKSTRGDKLYECSNHLGNVLVTFSDKKLGQVNNIISTSADYYEAIVTTASDYYPFGWQMPNRKLNSGNYSFGFNGQIQDAEWMGGQSVAFEFRINDPRLGRFLSSDPLTTFYPQLTPYQFASNTPIAGVDLDGLEFALITRGKNNIITAEFKMVNFVGVKKKVIRQYKRKLKQGFKVFFDREFEGKKYKGRLKINVTNNASVTDYTIDLISRAETDDLQLVSNGPMEVDNIGGRHIFINSRMPYEGDPKDLPSRWEKRGNFAYKKFDNALDVTALIHEITHLFGLIHISDLNLGGFNQETDVWLLYVQSVKDFNSLIEDSKAGKKLENNIQSPGDKGIPGADRTSPHIKDQTITDSQFKRILENIRNKDVPVPADDVLNRIYIKYPKRYPNYKGNSEAKSNEEPSSPNGDPCGEIW, from the coding sequence ATGAAACTATTTATTCTTATTGTAGTTGCTTCTCTTTTAGGAATTATACTTTTACCTACAGAAGTTTCTGCCCATGAAATAGAATATGTAACGAAAAAAGAAAAACCTGCATTGGGAATAGGAGTTACTTTATCGGTCACAGATCCTTTGTATAACGACCCAAATGAAGGGGTTGATTATGTGAGTCAGCACAATGCGGTTGTTTCTTTAGTTTATGGTCGAGAAGATCGAAGCGATATTGCTGGACAAACTTGGTTTTATGAGGTTAATTACGACCTTATAGATAAAACCAATAATTCCAATATTGGTTTTGGAACGGTTCGTATAGAACATAGTAATACAGAAGGTATTTATGAAAACACTAAAATACATAAAAATATTATTGGATCGATAGTCGTTCGAATAACAAGTATTAATACAAGTGCTTCAGGTGTACCAGATGATATTCGCTTAGAAACCAAGTTACATGTTGAACGTTATGATTATTTAGATGAAACAATAGCTCCTACTTTAGCGATGCTTTCAGCTACACCAAATGCTAAAGTAGAAACAGAGGCACGTTGGCCGTATATTTCTGGAGCAGAGTATTATGAGTTAGAATGGGTTTACTGGGATGCAGAGAACAACAATACAGTACCAATAGAAGATAGAGAATTATTTAAACAAGCAATTCGTATTCAAACAAATGATAATTATTATAAATTAGATTTAGTATATCCAAACGGTACGGTTTATTTCAGAGTTCGCCCTGTAGGTCGATTTGTTCAGAATGGAGCAGACAATACGATTGAAAAACGTGGTATGTGGTCAGCGAAAGAGGTTGTTACGATTCATACAGGATTTGAAAATGAACATAATTGGTCTTACTCTAGAGCTTTTGCAGAAGATGGAAAACACAAACAAGCTATTAGCTATTTTGATGACGGTTTGAAAGGAAGACAGTCATTAACAACATTGAGTAGTGAAGCAACGACAATTGTTGCCGAGTCTGTTTACGATGTAGAGAATAGACCTTCTTTAGCAATTATGCCTGTTCCCGTAAAAAATGACCAAATTGCTGGATCTAATCTGCAGTTTGGGGCAGGACATAGCAATCATTTAATTACCACTGGTGGTGTTGCTTATTCAAGAACAGATTTTGACATACATAATGTTGTAGGGGCTACAACTACAGTACCTGTTTTACCTGCGACTCATGTTGCTAATCAATATTATTCTAGTGCAAATCCCTTTAATACACACACACATCAAAAATATATCCCAAATGCAGAAGGGTATCCTATTGCTCAAGTTAAATATAAAAATGATGGTAGAGGTTATGTGGAAAGTCAATCTGGCGTTGGAGCATTTTATCAACTTCAATCAAAACGAGAAAGTAAGTACTACTATAGACAACCAACTACAACGGAACTTCAAAGCTTATTTGGTGCTAATGTAGGTGAAGGAAAATTTTATCGAAAAAATTATGCTATAGATGCTAATGGACAGATAGCAGTAAGTATTATTGATCAAGCGGGGCAAACGATTATGACGGCATTAGCTGGTACTATTCCTGATAATGTACAAGATTTAGATGGGAACTCTAAAGTTCGAACAGAAACGCTTATGGGAAGCAATGTGACTTCTCTTCAAAATCAAACAAGTACATTGACGCACAATCTTTTTTGTGATGGAAATAATGTAAATTATGACTTTGAATATGATCTAGAAACAGCAGTTAACATTGTTAATGGAGCACACAATTTTTGTTTAGGATGTACCTATGATTTAGAAATAGAAATACGAGACGCAAATAATAATGTAATTCCTTGTACCTTATTGGTTGCGAATCCTAATGTTACTCTTACTAATGGAGTGATTACAAGTAGTTATAGTAGCGCTCAATCTCCTTGTAGTGGTGCTACTTATGCTCCTACTAATAACGAAATAAAATTTAGAGCGGTATTGCCAACAATCGGTAGCTATACGGTTTATAAAACACTGCGTGCAACGGGACCAAATGTAGCAGCTATATTAGCTAATCTCCAAGACAATGGTTCTATCATGGACCAACAAACATTTATTGATAATTATATTTTGGCTAATTTTGATTCTACAGAGTGTACAGGTTGTAGTGATGCTCTTAGAATGCAACTCTGTCAAGATGTTATTTTGGCTGAAAATCCTAATTTAGACTTAGCAGACACCGCGGACTTATCTATCTTTCAAGGTTTATTAAATGATTGCATTAATAGTAATATTGATTGTGATGAATTACAAGAGCAATATGCTCTAAATCAGATTATTGGAGGAAAAGATTGTGAGGCAATGTTGATGGAAATGAAAGGACAACTTTCTCCTGGTGGTTGTTTATACGAAGCTCCTTTAGGTGGTGGAAATCGTTTCTATTGGGAGGTACATAATGATGGGAGTAAAACCATTCCTGATGTAGAACAAAATACAGGCTTGGGATCTCCTCCTAATATCATATCTTTTGCTACCCGTGCTAATGTAGTAACTTATTTAGAAGACCCTTTACAGTGGCAAGAAAGTTGGATAGATGATTTGGTAACCTTGCATCCTGAATATTGTCGTTATTTAGCTTGTGTTAATGATCCTATTTTAACAGCAAGTAAACGTTTTGACTACGATTTGGCTTCTTATCAAAACTGGGAAGAGGTAGCAGCAGTAGCAGGGATAACCATTGCCAATTCTCCAACGGTAACGGATGCTGAAAAGCGTAGTATCATTACTTTCTTAATCGATAACGATCCATATGTAAGTACCTTTTCACCAAATAATCCTATAGGTATTAGTCTGTCTGATTATTGTAACAATCAATATGCTTTAGCACCAAGCGGAAGCTCACTTCCTCCACCTTGTGCTTGTGGAGATGTAATTTGTTTTTTAGCAATAGGAGGACCACTAGATAGTGGAGCGCCAACGACAGAAGAGGAACATTGGGATATGTTTAGAGGTATTTATACACACTTAAAACAAAATTTATTCTATGATAATCAATGTGCATTGGATTTGCCAGTAGGTTATACCTCATTCCCTAATGTAGATTGCCAAGAAGTAGCTGGAGAGCCTTTAATTACAAGTGGTTCAAATACAGTGGGAGTTACAAGTGGTCTAGTAGATTTAGATGCCTTACAAGCTGCTGTACAATCAAATATACATGGTGGAAGTAGTGCAAATCTTACTTCTACTTGTAATCAATTGTGTGCATCAAGGGCAGATGATTGGATTGATGAAATATGTCCTAATTTGGCTGCTGCTGCTGCTGCTGATTTTGCAACTAATCCAAACTCTTTAATCAAGATAAAGTACGATGCTATTCGTTCTCAATTAATTAATTATTGTACAACAGGTTGTGGACTTATAACGGCTCCTAATGTACCAACAGGTAACCCATATTTAGCCAATCCAATGGGCTACCTATTAACGGAAGATTTGAATAAAGCTCCATTTACAACACCTAATATAGGTATCATTGCTTTATTGGACGATTTGGAAGCCAATCATAATTTATGTGTAAATGGAAGTAGCGGAGGAGCTAGTTTATTGAGTGGAATTTCTGTAAACCACAATACAGTTTATCAACTAAATATTAGTTATAATAATATCTATGCAGGACTTCCTGTTCAAAATCCTAAATGTAGCATACTAACCAACATATTTACTCAGTTAAATCAAAATTTATTTCCTGTTCGATTTAGTACATCAACAGGGCAAACTCCTTTTGAGAGACTATTTACACATACCAATGTTCCATCAACGATTAATAACTTGAATGGAGTACCTGCATATGCTACTTTTAATAATGGTGGGCTGCTTACAGGTTTGGGAACAATATCTCATTTTTCAACGGGGAGTGTGGCTAGAGTTCGATTATACAATACCCACATTTATGATAATGATGGCTACTTAGCAGATGTTAACCGTTTTATTCAATTTACAGGAGAAGGCTTTGACGACCCTTGTAGTAATCACCTTGGGATAGAATTGATTCATGCTACGACCCAAGAAGCAATTAATCCTTTTACCATTGTCTCTATTGGCTCTTATGATTGTGTGACCAATAGTGTCACAGTTGAGTATGTAAATCAGTCTTGTGCTTATGTTGATAATGTAACAGGATCGAATACAAGTCTTTCTGCTTGTTCAGGAACAGCAACAACAGAGACGGCACAGGCTTATGTTCGTGTTAATATAGACCCCTGTGCGCCTGCATGGGAAGTTACTGGAGATTCTACATGGATTCCTATTGTAAATACTGTAACTATTAACGTTGATTCTGCTATCTCAGAATGTGATTCTGCACAAATAGCAGCTTTAACACAAGATGCACAACTAGCTTATCAAAATTATGTTAATAGTGTATTGAATGATGTGTTGGCGAATACTAATTGTGTGCCTGTAGAAGAAAAATTAATGGTTTCGTATATTTCTACAGAACAACATTATACCTTATATTATTACGATCAGGCGGGGAATCTAGTACAAACATTGCCTCCTGCTGCTATTGTTCCTTTAGATATGAATGACCCTAATAATGCAATACAAGGGGAAATTAAATCGGGGGTTCATCCACAACATAATTTTGATTTGTTAACAACCTATACTTACAATACATTAGGACAAGTTACTTCTCAGCATTCTCCAGATGGTGGACTGACAATGTTTTATTATGACTATGCGCAGCGTTTAAGACTTTCTCAAAATGCAAAACAGGCACCAACAGCCAATAATGCAAATACTTATGGCCAAGGTGGAAATTATGCTTATACCAAATTTGATAGACAAGGAAGAGTTATCGAAGTTGGAAAACTAGAAAATTACATAGTTAATCAGAATGATTTAAATGCTATAAATTTTCCAGAAAATACATATACATTAAGTGAGCAAACTATTACAGAGTATGATAATACTTCTGGAAGTGGATCACTGAATCAAAATAATCTAAGGAGTAGAGTTGCTAGAACTTACAATGAAAATATTGCTACTTATTATGACTATGATGTTCATGGTAATGTTAAAGAAATCCAACACCAAATTAAGCAGTTTGGAGTTGCTACAATAGAATATGTTTATGACTTAATTACAGGAAATGTCAATGAAGTTGCTTTCCAAAAAGGAAGTGAAGATCAATTTTTCCATCGCTATCATTATGATGCAGACAATCGACTAACCAAAGCGCAAACTAGTAAAAACAGTTATTTGTGGGATACCGATGCTCGTTATTTTTATTATGCACATGGACCATTAGCCCGAGTGGAAATTGGAGAAGATAATATACAAGGAATGGATTATTACTATAACCTACAAGGTTGGATAAAAGGAGTCAATAATACTTCTGTAGTTACTGATCTTGGAAAAGATGGAGACGTAACATCTGTTTATCCTTCTGTAAATAAAAATCAATGGTTTGGTAAGGATGAATATGCCTATCACTTAGGATATCATAGGGAAGATTATAAACCAATTGGAGGAAGCATATTGGGGGTAATGGAACATACTGCTACTAGCTTGTTTGATTCAGAGATGCGTCCAGCATCCGCTACAGGAACATCAACAACAGGTTTGTTTAATGGGAACATTGCCTTTATGATTACACATATTCCTGAATTGGAAGATGCTGCCAACAACAAAGCTGCAACCAATGCAATGGTTTATCAATATGATGCTTTGCATAGAATCAAACAAGCTCGATCATTTCATTTATCAACTTCTAATACATGGACAAGAGATGCGAGTACAGAATGGTATGATACGGACTACTCTTACGATGCAAATGGTAATATAAAAACTTTAAAACGTTATAATAAAGGTACATTAATCGACGATTTAGAATACAATTATAAAACGACAGTTCCAACTGGTCCTAATTTAAATCTAACAGGAACTAAGTTTAATCAATTGGATTATGTAAATGACCAAATTATCCCAGTAACAGTAGGAGATTTTGAAAAACAAACACAAGGAAATTATGAATATGATGCAGTAGGAAACTTAACCGCTGATGCATCACAGGAGATTTTATCTGGAGGAATTGAATGGAACTTAATGAATAAAATTGATAAAGTTTCTTACGATCCAAATTCGGGAAAAACACCTTTAGAATTTACTTATGATGCAAGTGGTAGCCGTCTTACAAAAACGTCTATTGTTAATAATGACCGAATTACAACCGTATACATTCGTGATGTTGGAGGAAACATTATGGCAACTTATGAAATGGTTGATGAGCAACGAACAAATATAGGGGAAGACCCTGAATATTTTCCTCCAGGTTCATCTGTTTATGCCAAAACATTGAAAGAGACGGTTATTTATGGTGCTTCTCGTTTAGGTATTCGGAAATTTGATAAAAATTGGGACAGCTATCTAGAAATAGAAGAAGAACCTATAGATATGTCTGAAATGTTAACTATATTTATAGCAACAACATGGACAGATAAGTCTACTCGTGGAGACAAGCTCTACGAGTGTTCTAACCACTTGGGGAATGTACTCGTAACATTCAGTGATAAAAAGCTTGGGCAAGTCAATAACATAATCTCAACCTCTGCTGACTATTACGAAGCTATTGTGACCACAGCTTCTGACTATTATCCGTTTGGTTGGCAGATGCCAAATCGTAAATTGAACTCTGGAAACTACTCCTTTGGCTTTAATGGGCAAATCCAAGATGCTGAATGGATGGGTGGGCAGTCCGTTGCCTTTGAGTTTAGAATAAATGACCCTAGGTTGGGGAGATTTCTTTCTTCTGATCCATTAACTACTTTTTATCCACAACTTACTCCTTATCAATTTGCAAGTAATACTCCTATTGCAGGAGTAGATTTAGATGGCTTAGAATTTGCACTAATTACAAGAGGTAAAAATAATATTATTACGGCTGAGTTTAAAATGGTTAATTTTGTAGGAGTGAAAAAGAAGGTTATACGACAATATAAAAGAAAATTAAAACAAGGATTTAAAGTGTTTTTTGATAGGGAGTTTGAAGGCAAAAAGTATAAAGGACGTTTAAAGATAAACGTTACCAATAATGCCTCTGTTACCGACTATACTATAGATCTTATATCTAGAGCAGAAACGGATGACCTTCAACTTGTGTCAAATGGACCTATGGAAGTTGACAATATTGGTGGTAGACACATTTTTATCAATTCTAGAATGCCTTATGAAGGAGATCCTAAAGACCTTCCTAGTAGGTGGGAAAAGAGAGGGAATTTTGCGTATAAAAAATTTGATAATGCTCTTGATGTAACTGCCTTAATTCATGAAATAACCCACCTATTTGGATTGATACATATTAGTGATTTAAACTTGGGAGGCTTTAATCAAGAAACCGATGTTTGGCTTTTATATGTACAGTCAGTAAAAGATTTTAACAGCCTTATTGAGGATTCAAAAGCAGGTAAAAAGTTAGAAAATAATATACAGTCTCCTGGGGATAAAGGAATACCTGGAGCAGATAGAACTAGTCCTCATATAAAAGACCAAACTATTACTGATTCGCAATTTAAAAGGATTTTAGAAAACATTCGTAATAAAGATGTTCCTGTTCCAGCTGATGATGTTTTAAATAGAATATATATAAAATACCCTAAAAGGTATCCAAATTATAAAGGTAATAGTGAAGCGAAATCTAATGAAGAACCTTCTTCACCTAATGGTGATCCATGTGGTGAAATATGGTAA
- a CDS encoding helix-turn-helix transcriptional regulator — MQLAKNIKKLRKELGWTQAELAEKANLAPVQLGRYENEKSIPTIEILVKLAEAMNSSIDFLVFGQTEERANQQIQDQELLTLFSSVEKLENEDKKVVKVLIDALVTKRKLQAIA; from the coding sequence ATGCAGTTAGCAAAAAATATTAAAAAATTAAGAAAAGAATTAGGTTGGACACAAGCAGAACTTGCAGAGAAAGCAAACTTAGCTCCTGTACAGTTAGGTAGGTATGAAAATGAAAAATCAATTCCAACAATTGAAATTCTCGTAAAGCTTGCAGAAGCAATGAACTCTTCTATTGATTTTTTAGTTTTTGGTCAAACAGAAGAACGAGCTAATCAACAAATTCAGGATCAAGAGCTTTTAACTTTATTTTCATCAGTAGAAAAACTTGAAAATGAAGATAAGAAAGTTGTAAAAGTATTGATTGATGCTCTAGTTACTAAAAGAAAACTTCAAGCTATAGCATAA
- a CDS encoding toprim domain-containing protein yields MTIEEIKSRLRIQDVLAHYGIEPNKNKHINCPFHEDKTPSMKVYAETNTVYCFSGNCATHGSSLDVIEFVMQMEGGTKRQAILKCKALLGHIEPMKGELRAMDQVWKSLQQSLGRSEKAKSYLKNRGLSTKGVGYHSGQLHKGKLAKEAKSVGLINEQNKPWAANCVLYPLKDALDKVVSLYGRSLTTGHFYLSGRCGLYPSYPSKKAKQIILTESIIDATSLLEIKALKDYEVLALYGTNGLTEEHKKALESCGDLEEIILLLDGDAAGAKASKKYQVELQQLLPKVSTRIVELPNNTDINELWANHLSEAMFVELLQVEKPKSLENKLNTANPNNLIYQGMHAVYYVKGFSSLKNLDSLKVTLVTELEHKKSRGKVEMYEDTAVQKYCRTASQKLGINEDLLDLDISLLTDELEAYRASFESAESMSSSIVKNFQISAEARKQAKAFLSHKNLFQRLNTLIGKTGIVGEENTRLLLLIVASSYKCKDPLHALIQGSSGTGKTLLLRKIMDMIPEQDRHIWTRISDKSLYHAGTKFKHSSIAVEDWDGLSEEVQYVVREMQSGKRLSSTITQKQANGKMENVEILAEGPISTLMCTTRGAVYEDNMSRCLLVAVDESEEQTERILDYQYQKDRGEIDHKTELAAINQLQNMVYLLEPKSVVNPFAGKIQLPKRVHKIRRLNHLFQCFVKQITWLHQLQREVDNNGRIITTKEDIQLAINLLFETIILKVDELDGSLRQFFEQLKEYIQGQEEQEKHCFGRREIRQALGVRKSQLHNYIRSLLDLEYLKQVGGYSNKGFRYQIVYWDDNKALRKGIQNDLTEQLKAL; encoded by the coding sequence ATGACAATAGAAGAAATCAAAAGCCGCCTAAGGATACAAGATGTCTTGGCGCATTACGGCATAGAGCCAAACAAAAACAAACACATTAACTGTCCGTTCCACGAGGACAAAACGCCGAGCATGAAAGTGTATGCAGAAACCAACACGGTGTATTGCTTTAGTGGCAACTGTGCAACACATGGGAGCAGTTTAGATGTGATTGAGTTTGTAATGCAAATGGAAGGGGGCACAAAACGCCAGGCAATTTTAAAATGTAAAGCATTGCTAGGGCATATCGAGCCGATGAAAGGAGAGCTTCGTGCAATGGATCAAGTATGGAAAAGCTTACAACAGAGTTTAGGCAGAAGTGAAAAAGCAAAAAGTTATTTGAAAAATAGAGGATTATCCACAAAGGGCGTGGGTTATCATAGTGGACAATTACACAAAGGAAAGTTAGCCAAAGAAGCAAAATCGGTGGGCTTGATCAATGAGCAGAACAAGCCATGGGCAGCGAATTGTGTGCTTTATCCACTAAAAGATGCGCTGGACAAGGTGGTCAGTTTGTATGGACGAAGTCTGACGACTGGCCACTTTTATTTGTCTGGACGTTGTGGATTATATCCTAGTTATCCGAGCAAAAAGGCAAAGCAGATTATACTGACAGAAAGCATTATAGATGCAACAAGTTTGCTAGAAATCAAGGCTTTGAAAGACTATGAAGTTCTTGCATTGTATGGGACAAATGGGCTAACAGAGGAACACAAAAAAGCCTTGGAAAGCTGCGGAGACTTGGAGGAAATTATCTTACTGTTAGATGGCGATGCAGCAGGAGCAAAGGCAAGTAAAAAGTATCAAGTCGAGCTTCAACAATTATTACCAAAGGTAAGTACAAGAATCGTAGAGTTGCCTAATAATACAGATATAAACGAGCTTTGGGCAAATCATTTGAGTGAAGCAATGTTTGTAGAATTATTACAAGTAGAAAAACCAAAGAGCCTTGAAAATAAGTTAAATACAGCAAATCCAAACAACTTAATCTATCAAGGGATGCACGCTGTCTATTACGTTAAAGGCTTTAGTTCCTTGAAAAATTTGGATAGTTTAAAAGTTACTTTGGTCACCGAATTAGAGCATAAGAAATCAAGGGGAAAAGTAGAGATGTACGAAGATACAGCCGTTCAGAAGTATTGCAGAACAGCTAGCCAAAAGCTAGGGATTAACGAAGATTTACTGGACTTAGATATTAGTTTGTTGACCGATGAATTAGAAGCCTATCGAGCAAGTTTTGAAAGTGCTGAAAGTATGAGTTCTAGTATTGTAAAAAACTTTCAAATAAGTGCAGAAGCTCGAAAGCAAGCCAAAGCATTTTTAAGTCATAAAAACTTGTTCCAAAGGCTCAATACGTTGATTGGAAAAACAGGCATTGTGGGAGAAGAAAATACACGGCTACTATTGTTGATCGTAGCGAGTTCTTATAAATGCAAAGACCCCTTGCACGCTTTGATACAAGGTAGTTCGGGCACGGGTAAGACGTTGTTATTACGCAAAATAATGGATATGATACCCGAGCAAGACCGCCACATCTGGACACGAATCAGTGATAAGAGTTTGTATCATGCAGGGACGAAGTTTAAACACTCCAGTATTGCTGTAGAAGATTGGGACGGACTGAGCGAAGAGGTTCAATATGTGGTTCGAGAAATGCAGTCGGGCAAGCGTTTAAGTTCAACGATTACGCAAAAGCAAGCGAATGGAAAGATGGAGAATGTGGAAATCTTGGCAGAAGGTCCCATATCAACTTTAATGTGTACGACACGAGGGGCTGTTTATGAGGATAATATGAGTCGTTGTTTATTGGTTGCTGTTGATGAAAGCGAGGAGCAGACCGAGCGCATACTAGATTATCAATATCAAAAAGATCGTGGAGAGATCGACCATAAAACAGAACTAGCCGCAATTAATCAGCTTCAAAATATGGTTTATTTATTAGAACCTAAGTCAGTGGTTAATCCTTTTGCGGGTAAAATACAGCTGCCAAAGCGAGTGCATAAAATCAGGCGTTTGAATCACTTGTTCCAATGTTTTGTGAAGCAAATAACGTGGCTGCATCAGTTGCAACGGGAAGTAGATAATAATGGTCGAATTATTACCACTAAGGAAGATATACAGTTGGCTATTAATCTGTTGTTTGAAACGATTATTTTGAAAGTAGATGAATTGGATGGGAGCTTGCGCCAGTTTTTTGAGCAGTTGAAAGAGTACATACAAGGTCAAGAAGAGCAAGAAAAACATTGCTTTGGTCGTCGAGAAATACGGCAGGCATTAGGCGTGCGAAAAAGCCAATTGCACAACTACATTAGAAGTTTATTAGACTTAGAATATCTCAAACAAGTTGGGGGCTACTCGAACAAAGGATTTAGGTATCAAATTGTTTATTGGGATGATAACAAAGCTCTTCGCAAAGGAATACAAAATGACTTAACCGAACAATTAAAAGCTTTATAA